gccacactggtcagtccaaaggtccatctagcccagtgtcccgtcttctgacactggccaatgccaggtgccccagaaggaatgaacagaacaggtgatcatcaaatgatccaacccttgtcacccattcccagcttctgggaaacagagtctagggacaccatccctgcattgatggacctgtcctccatgaacttatctgtttcttttttgaactgtgttatagtcttggccttcacagcatcctctgttttattatttatgtacCATTCAATCACTATTCATTTGCATCCATGTTAATGCTTAGTGGCTGTTACTAAGGTAGTTGTCATTGGTAGAGACATATTTTAACGTTGTTAGCCAATTGCAGGTGCGTGCGTGTTGATGGTCACATTGCGGCTTGGACAGTAACTCACCTGCTATATAAATTGTTGATTCCTTTTCTTGTTTGAGGATTGTGCTCCTAATGGAACAGGAGATGTTCTGGTTTGAGGTTTCTGTTATGATTACAGAAGTTTCTGTTTCAAACAGGCCATTATCCCCTTGGAGTTTTGTTTCAGACAGCAACGGTAAATGTCGTCCAGTGAGATCTCTCCAGAAAACCTCAGGCTCTGGGTACCACCCGGCCGATCGGCACACCACTCGGATCCCTCCATCCTGATAACCCTCAACAGAGATGAGAGGACCAGTGCctagagctggaggagagtggaataaaattgttttaattttatactGTGCcatggtgttgtagccatgttggtcgcaggatattagagagacaaggcgggcgaagtaatagcttttattgcaccaacttccaTTGTggtgagagacaagtttttgagcttacacagaggtcatcttcaagtctgggaaactaATCCCGAGTGTCACAggtaaatacaagatggaacgcactgagttagtttcccagacctgaagaagaactctttGTAAACTAGGAAGCTTGGctttctccccaacagaagttggtccagtgagaGATATTACCTGGTCCAACTTGTCTGtttaatattataaaatattcaATATTCAGCATAAGGAGTAAGTATTTAAACCTTCAGCACAACAAATGCATGGCAATGCACAACAGAAGCAGAATCAAAAGCCATCAAAATGACTTGGGAAGAAGCTAAGATTGGAGCAAGAAACCAACAAAGATGCAACGCAGCAGTGAAGGCCCTATGTGCCCCATGGCATAAAGTGCATAAGTCAAGTTAGTCATAAAAAGGCACCTGTCTGGCTTAGGGGGACAGTGTTAGAACAGGAGAAAACAGCTGCAGCCATCTCTACACTGAAGTTCTGGGTGTGCATGGCAGCTCAGGCAGATGGATCAGCACTAATTGTGCTCTAGCTGGCTCACTAAAAGTAAAAGCCAGGATGCCACAACATGGGCTTCACTGCCAGCTGCTCTAGGGGGTATGTTCCCAGGGTGGGGAAAGCTGCTCTGAAGCCCGGGCCCTGGCATTCTCACTTCTAGTTTTAGTGCGCTAGGTACAGGACGGTTAGCGTGGGTATATCTACATGAGCTACTACTCACGCCCCTGGCTGCAATGCAGACAGACCCTTCGTGTCATCCATTGTTGCTGACAGATGCTCAGGATGTGCTGAGAGAGCAGTGTACAGACACTTGCTCTTGGATGGTGCCAAACTAATGGGAGCCATTAGACCACTTATTGATGGCCACTCTTTTGAAAGAGTAGGGTGCCAGGCAGAGACGACCCATGCCTGCCAATAGTgggagggcagagtgagggcagcaggcttcagcagtgttactgagcatgctcactacaagccaagcagcaaatgggtgtgtgtgcgcgcgcgcgcaggGATGTGACCCAgcatgccccaccccccacacgtTGCCTCTGATGCCAGTCCCTCTTCCACAAACAAGTTAGACCTCTCTTCATAACGAGAGTCTGAGGATATTCACAATCTTATCCATCAGTGCCCATTTTCAAATTGATTTTAGAGGGTAAATTGCTGAGGAGACATCTACAGTCACATCACGATTTCACAATTTCCCGAGATCTGTAGCAGCCGAGCGTGAGACCGGTGATGGAAAATGTGTTGGTATCTGCGGCTGAATATCTTTTAATGACGTATTCAGGAAGGTGTCCTGCAGATTTCAATAGATCTCTCAGTGGCCAACAGGGACCTTGGATCATCTCTGCTGCTTCTCATGGGTAAACTGGTTCCTATAGTTTAGTTCAGAGTCATTTTCTTCCTGCCTCATGAAAGCAACctatgccaggggttctcaaccttttactCTCTGAGCCACCCAGGAGAACGTACCTCTTCCTCTCTTAGGTGAGCCAAAAAGAGTAGAAAAAACACCTTAAATTTAGAATCACACATGCCAAAAGCTTCCAGCTTATTGGGTGCTGAGCTGCAAATgagaaaaaagaacaaataaaattCTATTGCTATTGGAAATACAAGCACAAGTTACTGACCTGCCAGCTTTAGTTCCAAATGGGCATCTTTATAAAAGGAAGTTGACTCAAAATAGCACGTGTATCGTCCCTCATCTGTGAGTCTGATATTATGTAACCTCAAGGCAACACTTCCATTTCTGATGCCGTCTTTCAGAAACTCTGTCCTTCCTGTATATTCTGGCATCTGATATTCAATCTGATCCTTTCCATTACGATAGCGATGCACAAGTAAAGAGTAATGGGACCGGAACCATCTCACCTCCATGTCCTCAGCACTCATTGGGGGTGACAAGTGACAGGGTAACACAATGTCCTCACCCACAATAGCAGTGACAGGTTGATCCGGTCCGATGACTGTGAACTCGGCTGTGAAACGTATCATGACACAAGGAAAATGAACTTTAACAAATTGAgcatatcatattgcctctatataaatccatggtacgccccacatcttgaatactgtgtgcagatgtggtcgccccatctcaaaaaaagatatattgaaattggaaaaggtacagaaaaaggcaacaaaaaatgatcatgggcctggaacagcttccatatgaggagagattaataagacttttcagcttggaaaagggacaattaaggggggatatgattgaatctataaaatcatgactagtgtggagaaagtaaataaggaagtgttatttactctctcataacacaagatcgAGGGGTCATCCAATTAagttaatagacagcaggtttaaaacaaacaaaaggaaggatttcttcacacaacgcacagtcaacctctggaactctttgccagaggctgttgtgaaggccaagactacaacagagTTCAGAacggaactagataagttcatggaggacaggtccatcaatggctattagccaggatgagcagggatggtgtccgtagcctctgtttgtcagaagctgagaatgggcaacgggatggatcacttgttgactgcctgttctgttcattctctctggggcatttggcattggccgctgttggaatacaggatactgggctagatggacctttggtttgacccattatggccgttcttatgttcttaaggtgattgattaaaaaatataaatggttACATTTGATCAGAGCTGGCCTCTTTATTATGAAGCCACCTGGTTCCTGATTCAAGCTGAATTTTCAGTCCTTTCTGAAATctacatacagtagaacctcagagttagaaacaccagagttaggaactgatcggtcaaccacacacacctcatttgaaaccagaagtatgcaatcaggcagcagagacggaaaaaaaaggcagcaaatatagtacagtgctgtgttaaatgtaaactactataAAAGTAAAGGGAAAATTTACAAAAAGATCTGACAAGGTACGGAAACtgcttctgtgcttgtttcatttaaattaagatggttaaaagcagcatttttcttctgcatagtcaagtttcaaagctgtgttaagtcaatgttcagctgtaaacttttgaaagaaccataatgttttgttcagagttacgaacatttcagagttacaaacaacctctgtTCCCCAGGTGTTCGCATCTCTGAGCTTCTACTGTACATAGTCAACTTGGAAATGGCCATGGCTCTTTAAGACCTGCTGCTAATTTGTGCTCATTTTCTCAAGAGGCTAGTTTCATCTCCCCCACGATGACCTGTCCTTAAAAATCTAACCCAGTTGTAAAATGCCTTTTCTgcagagacagagaaaaaaatagaagGGAGGATCCACCCAAAGCATTGAAACCAAAACGGTAAAATGCTACGAGTTTGGTTTTGACTCTGCAATGTGAGCCAAGTGTGGTTTGCAGGCACTTGACAGCACCGAGCCGACTCAGCAAACTCAGCTGGCCCTCGTGGTGAACACACTGCGGACATTCCTCCACTTAGTTGGTAGCTGCACTCATGAGACAGCACCAGTTGATGTGGAGGAGGCAGGTGTCCATCTACTTATATTTCGCCCCTAGGCTATGGTATCTGTACTCCAGAGGAGCATGAATGAATGGTCAGCTAGGTAAGTATTACTATCCTCATTTTCCAAATGGGCAAAGAGAGGCTCTGAGAGACTGGTTTAGCAAATATTTCCTTCTGATGGAATTTCATTGTTCCGTCGGGGGACCTAGGTACTCTCATCGCTGTAATTCCAATTGTTCTGTGCTGGAGTGATTTTGATTCTGTCTTTGAAGTTGCTGTACTTGCAGGGAAAATATGCAGCACAGGTTAAAAAGAAGATAGTCATTCTTTCTAGCAgaaatgtacatatttttaaGTCATCCAAGGGGTGAAAAACTGAAGATTTGCCATTAATTTATAGACAAAAGCAATGCCCGAGAATGATTACCCATCCAATCTGAACATATATAATTTTCTCTGCCCTCTGCAGGTGGCTACAGACACATCACAGCATCTAATCCTTCTCTAGCAAAGTTTCACATTTTCTTATACCAGAGAGAAAACAAGAGGAACTTTTCAATCGGTGCACCTTAGTCTTCTTTGACAAGCATTGCTACTTGGTGTGTTCAGAATAACTCAACCCCAAATTCTTCCCCAAGTACCATTACAGAGCTACCACACAATTTCATATACTGGCATCCCGGGTGCAGGGGCAAGGGAGCAGACttcacataagaatggccgtactgggtctgaccaatggttcatctagcccagtgtcctgtcttctgacagtggccaatgccagatgccccagagagaatcaacagaacaggtgatcatccagtgatccatcccctgtcgcccattcccggcCTCTGGCAACAGAGGGTACGGagaccatccttgcccatcctggctaatagccattgatggacctaccctccatgaacttatcaagttgtttttttttgttttttttaaaccctgttagtGTCTTAAGGTTGTGCGATGATGTTGTATGGGCATGGAGCAGCAGCATAAACTATTTGTTTCTTGGTTTTTTGAATTGTGCGCTTTGGCTTTAATTTTGATAATAACTTTGCTGCAGctgatgaattaaaaaaaaataaaaaataaaaaaaaaataaaaaaaattagggaaTGTTCCAGGCATCCCTCAGGAAAAGACTGGTGATTTCGGTGATCATCAGAAAACCATAAAGGGAAATGGGATGGCATCTGGCACATGAAGTCTTCTCGGCTCTGATCAAGTGGTAGAATTAAGTAGGCTAAAGTGATGTTCTTTTTCTGATACTTGTAATGTAATCATATCATTTTGTCCCTATATGGGCCTTAACAGCTAAGCAATGGAACAAGCAAATAAATAACGTAAGTAACAACGGGGAGGACAATGCATGAGTGGTATTGTCTACCTGACTCCAAGTTGTGAATCGGTAAATTAATGAAGAAAATGATGAAACCAGGCAGAGAGATGCTTGCTGTGGAGCCATGATGGAGAGACgataatttcattttcattgtaacttgagaaaaaaaataaatgaaagaaaaaaaataaatggggtGCGCATAATAAGGATTATGTTATAACTAAATAAATCTTGGGCAGCGCGTAAACAGCTCATGGGACACTTGGATATGGAGATCCTGGTTCAAATGTCCTGATGATTTTATAGCACTGTCATCAACTGCATCTCCCCACAGTTGCTTAGCAAGGAACCTTAACAGGACTCCGTACGGTAGAACCAGGAGTTAGTGAAGATAACATGGGGAAACAGTAAAActgacaaagtaaaactattccccctcccccccccccacaca
The window above is part of the Natator depressus isolate rNatDep1 chromosome 14, rNatDep2.hap1, whole genome shotgun sequence genome. Proteins encoded here:
- the LOC141998483 gene encoding butyrophilin subfamily 1 member A1-like isoform X1, producing MKMKLSSLHHGSTASISLPGFIIFFINLPIHNLESAEFTVIGPDQPVTAIVGEDIVLPCHLSPPMSAEDMEVRWFRSHYSLLVHRYRNGKDQIEYQMPEYTGRTEFLKDGIRNGSVALRLHNIRLTDEGRYTCYFESTSFYKDAHLELKLAALGTGPLISVEGYQDGGIRVVCRSAGWYPEPEVFWRDLTGRHLPLLSETKLQGDNGLFETETSVIITETSNQNISCSIRSTILKQEKESTIYIAELFFPKKSPWIAILCTILVIQGFFIGLLIYLLTTKEKRAAEHRWRDCLREAERVTLDPDSANPYLILSKDGKTVRLESADEKLLANHEGFSYSPCVLASEGFTSGTHYWGVEVGSKGGWAMGVARESVRRKEGVVILNPEEGIWAIERQWWGEFWALASSKTRLSLSRKPEKIRVSLDYEGGQVEFFDADNVKPFYTFHLASFADEKIFPFFRVGGAGAHLRLCP